In Arachis stenosperma cultivar V10309 chromosome 1, arast.V10309.gnm1.PFL2, whole genome shotgun sequence, one DNA window encodes the following:
- the LOC130933355 gene encoding uncharacterized protein LOC130933355, whose amino-acid sequence MSWRRVLKSAQALAAHTFLLCFTVLLVLKLDHRLYSSWWIIFFPLWMFHAVVARGRFSLPAPSAPRNRNWAPCHAVVAMPLLIAFELLLCIYLESLYVRHFPAVNLKIVFLPLLIFEIIILIDNFRMCRALMPGDEENMSDEAIWETLPHFWVAISMVFFIAATVFTLLKLSGDVGALGWWDLFINFAIAECFAFLVCTKWSNPVIHRNPREASSSSTTVRYLDWNGGLVVSSEENQHPERMCSLQDIGGHFMKVPIIIFQILLCMYLEGTPACARKIPLLILFSPLFTLQGAGVLLAGSKLVEKLVLLLNSGAGGGIYIRISSTAHDCLGFLHHGSRLLGWWSIDEGSREEQARLYQEGASGYNTFCGYPPEIVKKMPKKDLAEEVWRLQAALGEQTEITKYSQQEYERLQNEKVLCRVCFEGEISVVLLPCRHHILCINCSEKCKNCPICRVTIAERLPVYDV is encoded by the exons atgaGTTGGCGGAGGGTGTTGAAGTCTGCGCAGGCACTTGCTGCACACACCTTTCTGTTGTGCTTCACTGTTTTGCTTGTTCTCAAGCTCGATCACCGTCTCTATTCATCTTGGTG GATAATATTTTTCCCTCTTTGGATGTTTCATGCTGTTGTGGCTCGAGGAAGGTTTTCACTACCAGCGCCATCAGCCCCGCGTAATCGAAAT TGGGCACCGTGCCATGCCGTCGTTGCAATGCCATTGCTTATTGCATTTGAATTGCTCCTTTGTATATATCTTGAGAGCTTATATG TTCGTCACTTTCCAGCAGTCAATCTGAAGATTGTGTTCCTTCCCTTACTAATATTTGAAATCATCATTCTCATTGACAATTTCAG AATGTGTAGGGCTCTAATGCCAGGAGATGAAGAGAACATGAGTGATGAGGCGATATGGGAAACTCTTCCT CACTTTTGGGTTGCAATCTCTATGGTCTTCTTCATTGCTGCTACAGTGTTCACACTCCTAAAACTTAGTG GTGATGTAGGTGCTCTGGGCTGGTGGGACTTATTTATTAACTTTGC CATTGCCGAGTGTTTTGCTTTTCTTGTATGTACAAAGTGGTCTAATCCGGTGATTCATAGAAATCCAAGAGAAGCCAGTTCTTCTTCTACTACTGTTAGATATCTTGACTGGAACGGCGGTTTAGTTGTTTCTTCCGAGGAAAATCAACATCCAGAGAGAATGTGTAGCCTGCAAGACATAGGAGGCCATTTCATGAAAGTACCGATTATTATATTCCAGATTCTTCTTTGTATGTACTTGGAG GGGACACCTGCTTGTGCCAGAAAGATACCTCTACTGATACTTTTCTCTCCCCTTTTCACGCTGCAAGGTGCTGGTGTACTGTTAGCTGGATCTAAGTTAGTGGAGAAACTTGTTTTGCTGCTAAACAGTGGAGCTGGTGGGGGAATTTATATTAGAATTTCTTCAACAGCTCATGATTGCTTGGGGTTCTTACACCATGGTTCTAg GTTACTAGGTTGGTGGTCAATTGATGAAGGTAGTCGGGAAGAACAGGCACGCTTATACCAAGAGGGAGCATCTGG GTATAATACGTTCTGCGGGTATCCACCTGAGATTGTTAAGAAAATGCCTAAAAAAGATCTCGCTGAGGAG GTTTGGAGACTCCAGGCAGCTCTTGGTGAACAGACAGAAATTACGAAATACAGCCAGCAAGAGTATGAAAGACTTCAAAAT GAAAAAGTGTTGTGTAGAGTTTGTTTCGAGGGAGAGATAAGCGTTGTACTTCTCCCATGCCGGCATCACATCCTTTGCAT CAATTGCTCTGAGAAATGCAAGAATTGCCCGATTTGCCGCGTCACCATCGCAGAGCGGCTACCTGTGTATGATGTTTAG
- the LOC130941988 gene encoding uncharacterized protein LOC130941988 isoform X1 produces the protein MTWRRLLEPVAAHASLLCFTALLLLKLHHRLSLSWWIIFFPLWIFHAIVAQGRFSLPGLSARHNQNWATGHAVVAMPLLTAFELLLCIYLESICVRGAQVVNMKIVFLPLLIFEIIILMENFRLCRALMPGDEENMSAEVIWETPPHFSVAISRVFFITTTIFTLLKLSGDLLVLSWWDLFVNLAIVECFAFLVCTKWSNLVTSGLVVSSEGNRRLKRMCNMQDIIMEVPVIVFQILICRYLEGAPACAEKKPAPSFFSFLFQLQSAGVMFAASALVEKLILLLNSGAAPRIYSRGVSRVHDCYLGLLHHGSRFLGWFSIAERSQEEQEKLDCEGSSGYNTFSGNPPVPEIIKKMPKKDLAEEVWRLQTALGEQAEITKCREREYERLKNEKILCRICFQREISIVLLPCRHRSLCSTCAAKCKNCPICRDNIIMRLPVYDA, from the exons GATAATATTCTTTCCTCTTTGGATCTTTCATGCCATTGTGGCTCAAGGGAGGTTTTCATTGCCAGGGTTGTCAGCCCGACATAATCAAAAT TGGGCAACAGGTCATGCTGTCGTTGCAATGCCATTACTTACTGCATTTGAACTGCTCCTTTGTATATATCTTGAGAGCATATGTG TTCGTGGTGCTCAAGTAGTCAATATGAAgattgtgttccttccattacTAATATTTGAAATCATTATTCTCATGGAAAATTTCAG ATTATGTAGGGCTCTAATGCCAGGGGATGAAGAAAACATGAGTGCTGAGGTAATATGGGAAACTCCTCCT CACTTTTCGGTTGCAATCTCTAGGGTCTTCTTCATTACTACTACAATTTTCACACTCTTAAAACTGAGTG GTGATTTACTCGTTCTCAGCTGGTGGGATTTATTTGTTAACCTTGC CATCGTCGAGTGCTTTGCTTTTCTTGTATGTACAAAGTGGTCCAATCTGGTCACCAGTGGTTTAGTGGTTTCTTCAGAGGGAAATCGACGCCTGAAGAGAATGTGTAACATGCAAGACATAATCATGGAAGTACCAGTTATAGTATTCCAGATTCTAATTTGTAGGTATTTAGAG GGGGCACCTGCTTGTGCTGAAAAGAAACCTGCACcgagtttcttttcttttcttttccagcTGCAAAGTGCTGGTGTAATGTTTGCAGCATCTGCCTTAGTGGAGAAACTTATACTGCTATTAAATAGTGGAGCTGCTCCAAGAATATATTCTAGAGGTGTTTCAAGAGTTCATGATTGTTACTTGGGCCTCTTGCACCATGGTTCTAG ATTTTTAGGTTGGTTTTCAATTGCTGAAAGGAGCCAGGAAGAACAGGAAAAATTGGACTGTGAAGGATCTTCTGg TTATAATACGTTCTCTGGCAACCCACCTGTACCTGAGATCATTAAGAAAATGCCTAAAAAGGATCTTGCTGAGGAG GTTTGGAGACTGCAGACAGCTCTTGGTGAGCAGGCAGAAATTACAAAATGCCGCGAGCGGGAGTATGAAAGGCTTAAAAAT GAGAAAATATTATGCAGAATTTGTTTTCAGAGAGAGATTAGCATTGTACTACTTCCATGCAGGCATCGCAGTCTTTGCAG CACATGCGCGGCGAAATGCAAGAACTGCCCAATCTGCCGCGACAATATTATAATGCGGTTACCCGTATATGATGCTTAG
- the LOC130941988 gene encoding uncharacterized protein LOC130941988 isoform X2: MTWRRLLEPVAAHASLLCFTALLLLKLHHRLSLSWWIIFFPLWIFHAIVAQGRFSLPGLSARHNQNWATGHAVVAMPLLTAFELLLCIYLESICVRGAQVVNMKIVFLPLLIFEIIILMENFRLCRALMPGDEENMSAEHFSVAISRVFFITTTIFTLLKLSGDLLVLSWWDLFVNLAIVECFAFLVCTKWSNLVTSGLVVSSEGNRRLKRMCNMQDIIMEVPVIVFQILICRYLEGAPACAEKKPAPSFFSFLFQLQSAGVMFAASALVEKLILLLNSGAAPRIYSRGVSRVHDCYLGLLHHGSRFLGWFSIAERSQEEQEKLDCEGSSGYNTFSGNPPVPEIIKKMPKKDLAEEVWRLQTALGEQAEITKCREREYERLKNEKILCRICFQREISIVLLPCRHRSLCSTCAAKCKNCPICRDNIIMRLPVYDA; this comes from the exons GATAATATTCTTTCCTCTTTGGATCTTTCATGCCATTGTGGCTCAAGGGAGGTTTTCATTGCCAGGGTTGTCAGCCCGACATAATCAAAAT TGGGCAACAGGTCATGCTGTCGTTGCAATGCCATTACTTACTGCATTTGAACTGCTCCTTTGTATATATCTTGAGAGCATATGTG TTCGTGGTGCTCAAGTAGTCAATATGAAgattgtgttccttccattacTAATATTTGAAATCATTATTCTCATGGAAAATTTCAG ATTATGTAGGGCTCTAATGCCAGGGGATGAAGAAAACATGAGTGCTGAG CACTTTTCGGTTGCAATCTCTAGGGTCTTCTTCATTACTACTACAATTTTCACACTCTTAAAACTGAGTG GTGATTTACTCGTTCTCAGCTGGTGGGATTTATTTGTTAACCTTGC CATCGTCGAGTGCTTTGCTTTTCTTGTATGTACAAAGTGGTCCAATCTGGTCACCAGTGGTTTAGTGGTTTCTTCAGAGGGAAATCGACGCCTGAAGAGAATGTGTAACATGCAAGACATAATCATGGAAGTACCAGTTATAGTATTCCAGATTCTAATTTGTAGGTATTTAGAG GGGGCACCTGCTTGTGCTGAAAAGAAACCTGCACcgagtttcttttcttttcttttccagcTGCAAAGTGCTGGTGTAATGTTTGCAGCATCTGCCTTAGTGGAGAAACTTATACTGCTATTAAATAGTGGAGCTGCTCCAAGAATATATTCTAGAGGTGTTTCAAGAGTTCATGATTGTTACTTGGGCCTCTTGCACCATGGTTCTAG ATTTTTAGGTTGGTTTTCAATTGCTGAAAGGAGCCAGGAAGAACAGGAAAAATTGGACTGTGAAGGATCTTCTGg TTATAATACGTTCTCTGGCAACCCACCTGTACCTGAGATCATTAAGAAAATGCCTAAAAAGGATCTTGCTGAGGAG GTTTGGAGACTGCAGACAGCTCTTGGTGAGCAGGCAGAAATTACAAAATGCCGCGAGCGGGAGTATGAAAGGCTTAAAAAT GAGAAAATATTATGCAGAATTTGTTTTCAGAGAGAGATTAGCATTGTACTACTTCCATGCAGGCATCGCAGTCTTTGCAG CACATGCGCGGCGAAATGCAAGAACTGCCCAATCTGCCGCGACAATATTATAATGCGGTTACCCGTATATGATGCTTAG